One Ictalurus furcatus strain D&B chromosome 24, Billie_1.0, whole genome shotgun sequence DNA segment encodes these proteins:
- the vps28 gene encoding vacuolar protein sorting-associated protein 28 homolog, with amino-acid sequence MFHGIPASGGMGGAPANKPELYEEVKLYKNAREREKYDNMAELFAVVKTLQALEKAYIKDCVTPNEYTGACSRLLVQYKAAFKQVQGSDVGSIDDFCRKYRLDCPLAMERIKEDRPITIKDDKGNLNRCIADIVSLFITVMDKLRLEIRAMDEIQPDLRELMETMNRMSNMPPDSEAKDKVNLWLTTLSSMSASDELDDSQVRQMLFDLEAAYNAFNRFLHSS; translated from the exons ATGTTTCATGGAATACCTGCTTCAGGAGGGATGGGAGGAG CTCCAGCCAATAAGCCTGAATTATATGAG GAAGTGAAGCTGTACAAAAATGCCAGGGAACGGGAAAA GTATGACAACATGGCGGAGCTGTTTGCTGTGGTAAAGACACTCCAAGCGTTAGAGAAAGCCTATATTAAGGACTGCGTGACTCCCAATGA ATACACAGGCGCCTGCTCCAGATTGCTTGTGCAGTACAAGGCTGCTTTCAAACAGGTCCAGGGTTCAGATGTTGGTTCGATTGATGACTTTTGTAGGAAATACAGG CTCGACTGTCCACTGGCgatggagagaataaaagaaGACCGCCCAATTACCATAAAGGATGACAAGGGCAACCTGAATCGCTGCATTGCGGACATTGTATCT CTCTTCATCACCGTCATGGACAAACTGAGGCTGGAGATTCGAGCCATGGATGAG ATCCAGCCAGACCTTCGGGAACTGATGGAGACGATGAACAGAATGAGCAACATGCCACCAGATTCAGAGGCTAAAGACAAAGTCAATCTTTG GTTGACCACGCTGAGCAGCATGTCTGCCTCTGATGAGCTGGATGACTCACAAGTTCGCCAGATGCTTTTTGACCTGGAGGCTGCTTACAATGCCTTCAACCGGTTCTTACACTCGTCCTAA
- the LOC128600135 gene encoding aurora kinase A and ninein-interacting protein produces the protein MKSSKTCKALSSEQECGVWLDADELRTKKQRKLARPISKLLNPLARSGGYSVAVALNFTQTKMEMPVTKQSTISSFFLPQSKKGKDADDRSSSWPSGTSSAPLPGAHTGTKRKREMIFELPSELDDVSEHSCLIDPQERDADLERVSAEACNNNDENKEQQFLHLIWGYQSEECEPAGKRRPPQNIQIEQTQQYSHETFQMLRSICGENDNGSSASPSTEDVYTQELLKDQSVTEENASFLAPRSATEVRNTLKGLVRSAKEPELFERRHLWSPVKREDKENSRPTSPRHSAALSPFKQRVCFSPAKRSSDLNRKLYRTPKKSIGAAQENDEDSFGMLFTQDSEGFRVIAHRSKRSRCPLKDQTNFREGREYLSIPSVRPVETEENSDPEPEMLFTQDSQGNTVIKH, from the exons ATGAAGAGCAGTAAGACATGTAAAGCTCTCTCCTCAGAGCAGGAGTGTGGAGTTTGGCTGGACGCTGATGAACTAAGGACGAAGAAACAGAGA AAACTGGCACGACCGATATCTAAACTCCTGAATCCACTGGCTCGGTCCGGAGGCTACAGCGTAGCAGTGGCTCTGAATTTTACCCAAACCAAGATGGAAATGCCTGTGACGAAACAGAGCACCATCTCCTCATTCTTTCTTCCACAGAGTAAAAAGGGAAAAG ATGCAGATGACCGCAGCTCTTCATGGCCTTCAGGAACGTCTTCTGCTCCCCTTCCTGGAGCACATACAGGGACTAAGCGGAAGCGTGAGATGATATTTGAATTGCCTTCAGAACTAGACGACGTAAGCGAACATTCCTGTCTAATAGATCCACAGGAACGTGATGCAGATCTTGAGAGAGTGTCAGCTGAAGcctgtaataataatgatgagaaTAAAGAGCAGcaatttttacatttgatttgGGGATATCAGTCAGAGGAGTGTGAGCCAGCAGGAAAGAGGAGACCTCCTCAGAATATTCAAATCGAACAGACACAGCAATATTCTCATGAGACCTTTCAGATGCTTAGGAGCATTTGTGGAGAGAACGACAATGGTTCTTCAGCTTCTCCCTCTACTGAAGATGTATATACTCAGGAACTGTTAAAAGACCAAAGTGTAACAGAAGAGAACGCTTCGTTTTTAGCTCCGAGGTCAGCCACAGAGGTCCGAAACACACTGAAAGGTCTCGTAAGGTCCGCTAAAGAGCCAGAGCTATTCGAGCGGAGGCATCTGTGGTCACCTGtgaagagagaggataaagaaaATAGCAGACCCACATCACCGAGACACAGTGCTGCACTTTCACCTTTTAAGCAGCGCGTGTGTTTCAGCCCAGCAAAACGTTCTTCAGATTTGAATAGAAAACTTTATCGGACCCCTAAGAAGTCAATCGGGGCTGCTCAGGAGAACGACGAAGACTCATTCGGCATGTTGTTCACTCAGGACTCTGAAGGCTTTCGGGTGATCGCCCATCGCAGCAAACGGTCTCGATGCCCACTGAAGGACCAAACGAATTTCCGTGAGGGCAGAGAGTATCTGAGCATCCCGTCTGTAAGGCCTGTGGAAACGGAGGAGAACTCGGATCCAGAGCCGGAGATGCTTTTCACGCAGGACTCTCAGGGAAATACagtcattaaacattaa
- the mapk15 gene encoding mitogen-activated protein kinase 15 isoform X1 produces the protein MNLTEVEEHITVKYEIKRRLGKGAYGIVWKAVDRKTGETVAVKKIFDAFRNRTDAQRTFREIMFLQEFGDHPNIIKLLNVIRAQNDKDIYLVFEYMDTDLYAVIKKGNLLKDIHKRYIMYQLLKATKYLHSGNVIHRDQKPSNILIDADCFVKLCDFGLARSLSQIQEDVVNPALTEYVATRWYRAPEILLGSTRYTKGVDMWSVGCILGEMLLGKPLFPGTSTMNQIEKIMSAIPHPLPEDIVAIRSEYGASVIQRMLLRPQVPLGDIMQPSVPPDALDLLQRLLVFNPDKRLTAEEALQHSYVAKFHNPSREPGLDYEVILAVDDDVQLSVTQYRNKLYEMILEKRASRQMARKAHLKQKAEEKPGRDVGENERDKANINDKECKKAERKDGEGVGEKKLLQHNKDQPGAGSVTTKPVSIQNLAQVAIGRSSPAANGSMTKTTYNPITHVSNDVVRPSCNPSVTAQHQHNRFGRKLVQQYQNNDSGSIFPVQASNKSIEQSQQRGQSAPMGGTRSFSLALLQPQNNALFHKEEPDLTSGLCVTSARLNPRSPSQTRTTNPPLRFSKKVFQNNSNVSCAGDPQARLGSYSQAYGPINRTELNSLLRGRQQL, from the exons ATGAACCTGACGGAAGTGGAAGAGCACATCACAGTGAAGTATGAAATCAAGAGGAGACTCGGGAAAGGG GCATATGGAATTGTATGGAAAGCAGTGGACAGGAAGACCGGCGAGACAGTGGCTGTGAAAAAAATCTTTGATGCCTTTAGAAATAGAACAGATGCTCAG AGAACATTCAGAGAAATCATGTTTCTTCAG GAGTTTGGGGATCATCCCAATATCATCAAGCTGCTCAACGTCATCCGAGCCCAGAACGATAAAGATATTTACTTGGTGTTTGAGTACATGG ATACCGACCTGTATGCTGTTATTAAGAAAGGCAACCTTTTAAAGGACATTCATAAGCGCTATATCATGTACCAGCTTCTCAAAGCCACCAAATACTTACACTCAGGGAATGTTATCCACAGGGACCAGAAG CCCTCGAATATACTAATCGATGCAGACTGCTTTGTCAAACTGTGTGATTTCGGCTTGGCGCGCTCCCTCTCCCAGATCCAAGAGGATGTTGTGAATCCTGCCTTAACAGAATATGTGGCAACACGGTGGTACCGTGCTCCTGAAATTCTCCTTGGCTCCACTAG GTACACCAAAGGCGTGGACATGTGGAGTGTGGGCTGCATTCTGGGAGAGATGTTGCTGGGCAAGCCGCTTTTTCCTGGAACCTCTACCATGAATCAGATAGAGAAAATTATGAGTGCTATTCCACATCCTTTGCCAGAAG ACATTGTGGCCATCAGGTCAGAGTATGGAGCGTCTGTAATTCAGAGAATGCTGCTTAG GCCACAGGTGCCATTAGGGGATATAATGCAGCCTTCAGTGCCACCTGATGCTCTTGATCTGCTACAACGCCTGCTTGTCTTTAATCCTGATAAACGACTAACTGCAGAGGAGGCACTCCAGCACTCTTATGTGGCCAA GTTTCATAACCCATCCAGGGAACCTGGTCTGGACTATGAAGTTATTCTTGCTGTGGATGACGATGTCCAGCTCTCTGTGACTCAATACAGAAACAAACTCTATGAG ATGATTCTGGAGAAACGGGCCTCTCGCCAAATGGCAAGAAAAGCTCATCTGAAGCAGAAAGCTGAGGAAAAGCCTGGGAGAGATGTTGGGGAAAATGAACGGGATAAAgcaaatataaatgataaagaGTGTAAGAAGGCGGAGAGAAAGGACGGGGAAGGGGTTGGTGAAAAGAAATTGTTGCAACACAACAAAGACCAACCTGGAGCAGGATCAGTCACTACCAAGCCTGTCTCCATACAAAATCTTGCACAAGTAGCCATCGGGAGAAGCAGTCCAGCTGCAAATGGCAGCATGACCAAGACAACTTACAACCCAATCACACATGTGTCCA aTGATGTGGTCAGACCATCTTGTAATCCTTCAGTGACTGCTCAGCATCAACATAATCGATTTGGCAGAAAGCTGGTGCAGCAGTATCAGAACAATGACAGCGGTAGTATCTTTCCTGTACAGGCGTCTAACAAG AGTATAGAGCAGAGTCAGCAGCGTGGTCAGTCAGCCCCTATGGGAGGCACCCGCTCcttctccctcgctctcttACAGCCACAGAATAACGCTCTGTTTCACAAGGAGGAACCCGACCTGACGTCAGGCCTGTGTGTCACCTCTGCACGGCTG AACCCACGCTCCCCCTCTCAGACTCGGACTACAAACCCTCCCCTCAGGTTTAGTAAGAAAGTCTTCCAGAACAACTCAAACGTTTCTTGTGCCGGAGACCCTCAAGCCAGACTGGGCAGCTACTCTCAGGCCTATGGACCCATCAACAGAACAGAGCTGAACAGCCTGCTTAGGGGTCGCCAGCAGCTTTAG
- the mapk15 gene encoding mitogen-activated protein kinase 15 isoform X3, with protein MNLTEVEEHITVKYEIKRRLGKGAYGIVWKAVDRKTGETVAVKKIFDAFRNRTDAQRTFREIMFLQEFGDHPNIIKLLNVIRAQNDKDIYLVFEYMDTDLYAVIKKGNLLKDIHKRYIMYQLLKATKYLHSGNVIHRDQKPSNILIDADCFVKLCDFGLARSLSQIQEDVVNPALTEYVATRWYRAPEILLGSTRYTKGVDMWSVGCILGEMLLGKPLFPGTSTMNQIEKIMSAIPHPLPEDIVAIRSEYGASVIQRMLLRPQVPLGDIMQPSVPPDALDLLQRLLVFNPDKRLTAEEALQHSYVAKFHNPSREPGLDYEVILAVDDDVQLSVTQYRNKLYEMILEKRASRQMARKAHLKQKAEEKPGRDVGENERDKANINDKECKKAERKDGEGVGEKKLLQHNKDQPGAGSVTTKPVSIQNLAQVAIGRSSPAANGSMTKTTYNPITHVSNDVVRPSCNPSVTAQHQHNRFGRKLVQQYQNNDSGSIFPVQASNKEEPDLTSGLCVTSARLNPRSPSQTRTTNPPLRFSKKVFQNNSNVSCAGDPQARLGSYSQAYGPINRTELNSLLRGRQQL; from the exons ATGAACCTGACGGAAGTGGAAGAGCACATCACAGTGAAGTATGAAATCAAGAGGAGACTCGGGAAAGGG GCATATGGAATTGTATGGAAAGCAGTGGACAGGAAGACCGGCGAGACAGTGGCTGTGAAAAAAATCTTTGATGCCTTTAGAAATAGAACAGATGCTCAG AGAACATTCAGAGAAATCATGTTTCTTCAG GAGTTTGGGGATCATCCCAATATCATCAAGCTGCTCAACGTCATCCGAGCCCAGAACGATAAAGATATTTACTTGGTGTTTGAGTACATGG ATACCGACCTGTATGCTGTTATTAAGAAAGGCAACCTTTTAAAGGACATTCATAAGCGCTATATCATGTACCAGCTTCTCAAAGCCACCAAATACTTACACTCAGGGAATGTTATCCACAGGGACCAGAAG CCCTCGAATATACTAATCGATGCAGACTGCTTTGTCAAACTGTGTGATTTCGGCTTGGCGCGCTCCCTCTCCCAGATCCAAGAGGATGTTGTGAATCCTGCCTTAACAGAATATGTGGCAACACGGTGGTACCGTGCTCCTGAAATTCTCCTTGGCTCCACTAG GTACACCAAAGGCGTGGACATGTGGAGTGTGGGCTGCATTCTGGGAGAGATGTTGCTGGGCAAGCCGCTTTTTCCTGGAACCTCTACCATGAATCAGATAGAGAAAATTATGAGTGCTATTCCACATCCTTTGCCAGAAG ACATTGTGGCCATCAGGTCAGAGTATGGAGCGTCTGTAATTCAGAGAATGCTGCTTAG GCCACAGGTGCCATTAGGGGATATAATGCAGCCTTCAGTGCCACCTGATGCTCTTGATCTGCTACAACGCCTGCTTGTCTTTAATCCTGATAAACGACTAACTGCAGAGGAGGCACTCCAGCACTCTTATGTGGCCAA GTTTCATAACCCATCCAGGGAACCTGGTCTGGACTATGAAGTTATTCTTGCTGTGGATGACGATGTCCAGCTCTCTGTGACTCAATACAGAAACAAACTCTATGAG ATGATTCTGGAGAAACGGGCCTCTCGCCAAATGGCAAGAAAAGCTCATCTGAAGCAGAAAGCTGAGGAAAAGCCTGGGAGAGATGTTGGGGAAAATGAACGGGATAAAgcaaatataaatgataaagaGTGTAAGAAGGCGGAGAGAAAGGACGGGGAAGGGGTTGGTGAAAAGAAATTGTTGCAACACAACAAAGACCAACCTGGAGCAGGATCAGTCACTACCAAGCCTGTCTCCATACAAAATCTTGCACAAGTAGCCATCGGGAGAAGCAGTCCAGCTGCAAATGGCAGCATGACCAAGACAACTTACAACCCAATCACACATGTGTCCA aTGATGTGGTCAGACCATCTTGTAATCCTTCAGTGACTGCTCAGCATCAACATAATCGATTTGGCAGAAAGCTGGTGCAGCAGTATCAGAACAATGACAGCGGTAGTATCTTTCCTGTACAGGCGTCTAACAAG GAGGAACCCGACCTGACGTCAGGCCTGTGTGTCACCTCTGCACGGCTG AACCCACGCTCCCCCTCTCAGACTCGGACTACAAACCCTCCCCTCAGGTTTAGTAAGAAAGTCTTCCAGAACAACTCAAACGTTTCTTGTGCCGGAGACCCTCAAGCCAGACTGGGCAGCTACTCTCAGGCCTATGGACCCATCAACAGAACAGAGCTGAACAGCCTGCTTAGGGGTCGCCAGCAGCTTTAG
- the mapk15 gene encoding mitogen-activated protein kinase 15 isoform X2, translating into MNLTEVEEHITVKYEIKRRLGKGAYGIVWKAVDRKTGETVAVKKIFDAFRNRTDAQRTFREIMFLQEFGDHPNIIKLLNVIRAQNDKDIYLVFEYMDTDLYAVIKKGNLLKDIHKRYIMYQLLKATKYLHSGNVIHRDQKPSNILIDADCFVKLCDFGLARSLSQIQEDVVNPALTEYVATRWYRAPEILLGSTRYTKGVDMWSVGCILGEMLLGKPLFPGTSTMNQIEKIMSAIPHPLPEDIVAIRSEYGASVIQRMLLRPQVPLGDIMQPSVPPDALDLLQRLLVFNPDKRLTAEEALQHSYVAKFHNPSREPGLDYEVILAVDDDVQLSVTQYRNKLYEMILEKRASRQMARKAHLKQKAEEKPGRDVGENERDKANINDKECKKAERKDGEGVGEKKLLQHNKDQPGAGSVTTKPVSIQNLAQVAIGRSSPAANGSMTKTTYNPITHVSMTAQHQHNRFGRKLVQQYQNNDSGSIFPVQASNKSIEQSQQRGQSAPMGGTRSFSLALLQPQNNALFHKEEPDLTSGLCVTSARLNPRSPSQTRTTNPPLRFSKKVFQNNSNVSCAGDPQARLGSYSQAYGPINRTELNSLLRGRQQL; encoded by the exons ATGAACCTGACGGAAGTGGAAGAGCACATCACAGTGAAGTATGAAATCAAGAGGAGACTCGGGAAAGGG GCATATGGAATTGTATGGAAAGCAGTGGACAGGAAGACCGGCGAGACAGTGGCTGTGAAAAAAATCTTTGATGCCTTTAGAAATAGAACAGATGCTCAG AGAACATTCAGAGAAATCATGTTTCTTCAG GAGTTTGGGGATCATCCCAATATCATCAAGCTGCTCAACGTCATCCGAGCCCAGAACGATAAAGATATTTACTTGGTGTTTGAGTACATGG ATACCGACCTGTATGCTGTTATTAAGAAAGGCAACCTTTTAAAGGACATTCATAAGCGCTATATCATGTACCAGCTTCTCAAAGCCACCAAATACTTACACTCAGGGAATGTTATCCACAGGGACCAGAAG CCCTCGAATATACTAATCGATGCAGACTGCTTTGTCAAACTGTGTGATTTCGGCTTGGCGCGCTCCCTCTCCCAGATCCAAGAGGATGTTGTGAATCCTGCCTTAACAGAATATGTGGCAACACGGTGGTACCGTGCTCCTGAAATTCTCCTTGGCTCCACTAG GTACACCAAAGGCGTGGACATGTGGAGTGTGGGCTGCATTCTGGGAGAGATGTTGCTGGGCAAGCCGCTTTTTCCTGGAACCTCTACCATGAATCAGATAGAGAAAATTATGAGTGCTATTCCACATCCTTTGCCAGAAG ACATTGTGGCCATCAGGTCAGAGTATGGAGCGTCTGTAATTCAGAGAATGCTGCTTAG GCCACAGGTGCCATTAGGGGATATAATGCAGCCTTCAGTGCCACCTGATGCTCTTGATCTGCTACAACGCCTGCTTGTCTTTAATCCTGATAAACGACTAACTGCAGAGGAGGCACTCCAGCACTCTTATGTGGCCAA GTTTCATAACCCATCCAGGGAACCTGGTCTGGACTATGAAGTTATTCTTGCTGTGGATGACGATGTCCAGCTCTCTGTGACTCAATACAGAAACAAACTCTATGAG ATGATTCTGGAGAAACGGGCCTCTCGCCAAATGGCAAGAAAAGCTCATCTGAAGCAGAAAGCTGAGGAAAAGCCTGGGAGAGATGTTGGGGAAAATGAACGGGATAAAgcaaatataaatgataaagaGTGTAAGAAGGCGGAGAGAAAGGACGGGGAAGGGGTTGGTGAAAAGAAATTGTTGCAACACAACAAAGACCAACCTGGAGCAGGATCAGTCACTACCAAGCCTGTCTCCATACAAAATCTTGCACAAGTAGCCATCGGGAGAAGCAGTCCAGCTGCAAATGGCAGCATGACCAAGACAACTTACAACCCAATCACACATGTGTCCA TGACTGCTCAGCATCAACATAATCGATTTGGCAGAAAGCTGGTGCAGCAGTATCAGAACAATGACAGCGGTAGTATCTTTCCTGTACAGGCGTCTAACAAG AGTATAGAGCAGAGTCAGCAGCGTGGTCAGTCAGCCCCTATGGGAGGCACCCGCTCcttctccctcgctctcttACAGCCACAGAATAACGCTCTGTTTCACAAGGAGGAACCCGACCTGACGTCAGGCCTGTGTGTCACCTCTGCACGGCTG AACCCACGCTCCCCCTCTCAGACTCGGACTACAAACCCTCCCCTCAGGTTTAGTAAGAAAGTCTTCCAGAACAACTCAAACGTTTCTTGTGCCGGAGACCCTCAAGCCAGACTGGGCAGCTACTCTCAGGCCTATGGACCCATCAACAGAACAGAGCTGAACAGCCTGCTTAGGGGTCGCCAGCAGCTTTAG
- the mapk15 gene encoding mitogen-activated protein kinase 15 isoform X4 — MNLTEVEEHITVKYEIKRRLGKGAYGIVWKAVDRKTGETVAVKKIFDAFRNRTDAQRTFREIMFLQEFGDHPNIIKLLNVIRAQNDKDIYLVFEYMDTDLYAVIKKGNLLKDIHKRYIMYQLLKATKYLHSGNVIHRDQKPSNILIDADCFVKLCDFGLARSLSQIQEDVVNPALTEYVATRWYRAPEILLGSTRYTKGVDMWSVGCILGEMLLGKPLFPGTSTMNQIEKIMSAIPHPLPEDIVAIRSEYGASVIQRMLLRPQVPLGDIMQPSVPPDALDLLQRLLVFNPDKRLTAEEALQHSYVAKFHNPSREPGLDYEVILAVDDDVQLSVTQYRNKLYEMILEKRASRQMARKAHLKQKAEEKPGRDVGENERDKANINDKECKKAERKDGEGVGEKKLLQHNKDQPGAGSVTTKPVSIQNLAQVAIGRSSPAANGSMTKTTYNPITHVSNDVVRPSCNPSVTAQHQHNRFGRKLVQQYQNNDSGSIFPVQASNKEPDLTSGLCVTSARLNPRSPSQTRTTNPPLRFSKKVFQNNSNVSCAGDPQARLGSYSQAYGPINRTELNSLLRGRQQL, encoded by the exons ATGAACCTGACGGAAGTGGAAGAGCACATCACAGTGAAGTATGAAATCAAGAGGAGACTCGGGAAAGGG GCATATGGAATTGTATGGAAAGCAGTGGACAGGAAGACCGGCGAGACAGTGGCTGTGAAAAAAATCTTTGATGCCTTTAGAAATAGAACAGATGCTCAG AGAACATTCAGAGAAATCATGTTTCTTCAG GAGTTTGGGGATCATCCCAATATCATCAAGCTGCTCAACGTCATCCGAGCCCAGAACGATAAAGATATTTACTTGGTGTTTGAGTACATGG ATACCGACCTGTATGCTGTTATTAAGAAAGGCAACCTTTTAAAGGACATTCATAAGCGCTATATCATGTACCAGCTTCTCAAAGCCACCAAATACTTACACTCAGGGAATGTTATCCACAGGGACCAGAAG CCCTCGAATATACTAATCGATGCAGACTGCTTTGTCAAACTGTGTGATTTCGGCTTGGCGCGCTCCCTCTCCCAGATCCAAGAGGATGTTGTGAATCCTGCCTTAACAGAATATGTGGCAACACGGTGGTACCGTGCTCCTGAAATTCTCCTTGGCTCCACTAG GTACACCAAAGGCGTGGACATGTGGAGTGTGGGCTGCATTCTGGGAGAGATGTTGCTGGGCAAGCCGCTTTTTCCTGGAACCTCTACCATGAATCAGATAGAGAAAATTATGAGTGCTATTCCACATCCTTTGCCAGAAG ACATTGTGGCCATCAGGTCAGAGTATGGAGCGTCTGTAATTCAGAGAATGCTGCTTAG GCCACAGGTGCCATTAGGGGATATAATGCAGCCTTCAGTGCCACCTGATGCTCTTGATCTGCTACAACGCCTGCTTGTCTTTAATCCTGATAAACGACTAACTGCAGAGGAGGCACTCCAGCACTCTTATGTGGCCAA GTTTCATAACCCATCCAGGGAACCTGGTCTGGACTATGAAGTTATTCTTGCTGTGGATGACGATGTCCAGCTCTCTGTGACTCAATACAGAAACAAACTCTATGAG ATGATTCTGGAGAAACGGGCCTCTCGCCAAATGGCAAGAAAAGCTCATCTGAAGCAGAAAGCTGAGGAAAAGCCTGGGAGAGATGTTGGGGAAAATGAACGGGATAAAgcaaatataaatgataaagaGTGTAAGAAGGCGGAGAGAAAGGACGGGGAAGGGGTTGGTGAAAAGAAATTGTTGCAACACAACAAAGACCAACCTGGAGCAGGATCAGTCACTACCAAGCCTGTCTCCATACAAAATCTTGCACAAGTAGCCATCGGGAGAAGCAGTCCAGCTGCAAATGGCAGCATGACCAAGACAACTTACAACCCAATCACACATGTGTCCA aTGATGTGGTCAGACCATCTTGTAATCCTTCAGTGACTGCTCAGCATCAACATAATCGATTTGGCAGAAAGCTGGTGCAGCAGTATCAGAACAATGACAGCGGTAGTATCTTTCCTGTACAGGCGTCTAACAAG GAACCCGACCTGACGTCAGGCCTGTGTGTCACCTCTGCACGGCTG AACCCACGCTCCCCCTCTCAGACTCGGACTACAAACCCTCCCCTCAGGTTTAGTAAGAAAGTCTTCCAGAACAACTCAAACGTTTCTTGTGCCGGAGACCCTCAAGCCAGACTGGGCAGCTACTCTCAGGCCTATGGACCCATCAACAGAACAGAGCTGAACAGCCTGCTTAGGGGTCGCCAGCAGCTTTAG